The following proteins come from a genomic window of Rhinoraja longicauda isolate Sanriku21f chromosome 4, sRhiLon1.1, whole genome shotgun sequence:
- the ankrd12 gene encoding ankyrin repeat domain-containing protein 12 isoform X2 — protein sequence MPKSGSSKTAQTEGSDSNCNMVEKQTGRKNKEKVTSYNRTPKIDRSELEKEVKEKTSMKRKLPFTVSPSRSEQRESDTDSDPGHSNETWGERLIPPYRTYSEKEGPEKKKMKKEPGSKKSVPVCKATLGGILIGYPLSERQQMALVMQMTARDNNSTPNHPSQATPGQKKTPSSSNRQKDKVNKRNERGETPLHMAAIRGETKQVKELISQGADVNVKDFADWTPLHEACNLGYYEVAKQLILAGADVNTRGLENDTPLHDAASNGHRDIVKLLLRNGGDAYQMNYRGERPVDVADSDEMEQLLKGELPLSDDEDDDSCTESEELPSVNPSSVDDNVDDSEAEKELKNDANQQLTPCKSIPSSALDEYEFKDDDDDNVDEEEEEISKLVDQKRIRRRDGKKSVVKENSSYLTPPKLEFQKPFKIKKQKSARVLVSSSSDSSDDELHQGKKICSTSLLEIVPDCSKSDARIKKENPVTLEQKGKGKKNLKKQSKNKENQEFKEEKEEKENAKLMLFSTCSALDSLDRSREEDSFRKSLKDDSSGHQFHLSTAKSPKHACSLNEKRAKPLKQENAKTVPSSGASEITFQSEVVRFDHLTDSDYTSESSSNKSFKYNTKTKHRKKDPSVEFGENSGQRSKEEETSIFDNMEEVFKKTDKDGKVIKKHKLKQKDKEKNKIKKEHENEKGKHRQKESEKIYPEFDREYWKENFFKNDDTNETFKDENSNMALAEKPLKDKTIREEKVSKEKYFKDEKVFKEDREKEKSKKNKKEKHYKEEKEIKLTNLEERKEIVLADKDDSLYSSVFLKKEHTELFEKEKGADKDKSDTPDKEKKESKEKSEKKSPTKERDLEKLERKYSDREKKIKHENRMEKEKSETHEKSQEKSCSKLQESGERTKEKDRSGSLYSTSEKIHRENDKLKNVFSVKKPEEKEKSKEKLDKKHEREKNERERHSSGIKDKGEKEKHTNEKKAKFSEKESQDSILNKADKVKVKEKERDIEKEKKKEKSREKDGDPVTNTKHDEKKRSTLESSKGSHDKSFSSKDKTKEDFPKTPEIKDREKKEKDRQKDKVPINASVKAKLKEPEADKLKSKDSGATKDVRPKEKRLVNDDLMQTSFERMLSLKDLEIEQWHKKHKEKIKMKEKERQRHRSGIDLSKIKEREKLKSSTTSKELTRSKSSDPSEVHLKDKQLKDVNNVRSLTVDIKQNLPETPKPLISCESNLTASPKQERDRMGLTSRSISMISVASSEDSCQTSAVATPRPLTDYDSDFTIEGSESQSSFSQSVFPSSAKSPAVYDRDSDVLADLPDRLKSPHSSKLPGSYLRSVSADNARGENECRSVGDVRRCTIPTVANDHDKPLHKHLEINLPLSSEKQYSFSPAVQNQACTSPRSEPLPDSGPEEGACNGTSCLQSPAVIVPSDTDYLSQNTTLNSINIQSTSQQMPVVQPQLNCLNSEIQPDKPMEISYDRLDVPSHSSNDGYTTTAACEKNNFSLLQHVPQEWGCSDQLMSELVSKSPQRLCSESSQVTNLLETPSYFSPAHSSNSSCTRSSLDSDVAPRVLFWPKCGGTPEDLPQTQTLQDADQSSISCKPHTESSELADEQDVKYPPIDGNVDLINQKTMEDPSNDCKPSEMQGLEENCSPPLSVDSNINEHLVDQTKTIQSLLIESQEEMEGTKVTVIAGHESACNQETSPLDKVLGASVDEMQAEPKEEQPEVTPSTEHAHPHSVNDQSQSLESKAQDQDSSLEMEVSQDFATDGQDPEIMHEATSDDLRQSTESTKEESEERMEADRAEQDIPQRITRNRANILANQSKQSAVNCAQLSDKDTESSMPAKCKSKLTEEEEGQVHHPHKRKLSRVPHPTQVKSTLQQAKEKTQQSLAAIVDSLKLDEIQPYHSEKANPYYEYLHIRKKIEEKHKVLCSVTPQAPQFYDEFVTFTGSYLLDGNPLSKLCIPTITPPPSLCEALKELFRQQEVIRMKLRLQHSIEREKLIMSNEQEVLRVHYRAARTLANQTLPFSACTVLLDAEVYNMPQDPQGDENKTSVRDRFNARQFMSWLQDVDDKFDKLKTCLLMRQQHEAAALNAVQRLEWQLKLQELDPSSYKSLSIFEIPEFYIPLVDVNDDFDLTPI from the exons ATTCAGATCCAGGACACTCAAATGAAACCTGGGGGGAACGATTAATACCACCTTACAGGACATACTCAG AAAAAGAAGGTCCTgagaaaaagaaaatgaaaaaggAACCCGGAAGCAAAAAATCAGTTCCCGTTTGCAAGGCCACACTTGGCGGCATACTTATTGGGTATCCACTGTCGGAACGTCAACAGATGGCTCTAGTGATGCAGATGACTGCGAGAGATAACA ATTCTACTCCAAACCACCCATCTCAGGCAACACCAGGACAGAAAAAGACTCCAAGTTCCTCAAATCGACAAAAAGACAAAGTTAATAAACGAAATGAGCGAGGAGAAACACCATTGCACATGGCAGCCATTCGTGGTGAGACTAAGCAAGTCAAAGAGCTTATTAGTCAAGGTGCTGATGTTAACGTTAAAGATTTTGCTG ACTGGACTCCACTACATGAAGCTTGTAATTTGGGTTATTATGAAGTTGCTAAACAGCTGATACTTGCAGGAGCAGATGTAAATACCCGGGGTCTTGAAAATGATACTCCACTGCATGATGCTGCAAGCAATGGACATAGAGAT ATTGTGAAATTGCTTTTGCGCAATGGTGGGGATGCATACCAGATGAATTATCGTGGAGAGCGTCCTGTGGATGTGGCTGATTCAGATGAAATGGAGCAGCTTCTGAAAGGGGAGCTTCCACTTTCTGATGATGAGGATGACGATAGTTGTACAG AATCAGAAGAGTTACCTTCTGTGAACCCATCTAGTGTAGATGATAATGTGGATGATTCTGAAGcggaaaaagaattaaaaaacGATGCTAACCAGCAATTGACACCATGCAAATCGATTCCATCATCTGCCCTGGATGAATATGAATTcaaggatgatgatgatgataatgttgatgaagaagaagaagaaataaGCAAGCTAGTAGATCAGAAACGGATTCGAAGAAGAGATGGTAAAAAGAGCGTTGTAAAAGAGAACAGTAGCTATTTAACACCTCCAAAGCTAGAATTTCAAAAACCATTCAAAATTAAAAAGCAGAAGTCAGCAAGAGTTCTTGTTTCGTCTAGTTCCGATAGCTCAGATGATGAATTGCATCAAGGGAAAAAAATATGTTCAACCAGCTTGCTAGAAATTGTTCCAGATTGCAGCAAATCAGATGCGCGGATAAAGAAAGAAAACCCGGTCACTCTTGAGCAGaaaggaaaagggaaaaaaaacctgaagaAACAAAGTAAAAATAAAGAGAACCAGGAGTTCAAGGAGGAAAAGGAAGAAAAGGAAAATGCTAAACTGATGCTTTTTTCCACTTGCTCTGCTCTGGACTCGTTAGACCGCTCAAGAGAAGAGGATtcattcagaaagtctttgaaagATGATTCATCAGGTCATCAGTTCCACCTTTCAACTGCAAAGTCTCCAAAGCATGCATGTAGTTTAAATGAAAAACGAGCAAAGCCACTTAAACAGGAAAATGCTAAAACTGTCCCATCCTCAGGAGCATCAGAAATAACTTTCCAATCCGAGGTGGTTCGATTTGATCACCTTACAGATTCTGACTATACTTCTGAGAGTTCCAGCAATAAGTCTTTTAAATACAACACAAAGACAAAGCATCGCAAAAAGGATCCAAGTGTAGAATTTGGTGAAAATTCTGGGCAGAGAAGCAAAGAGGAGGAGACAAGCATATTTGATAACATGGAAGAGGTTTTTAAGAAGACTGACAAGGATGGCAAAGTAATAAAAAAACATAAACTAAAGCAGAAAGATaaagagaaaaacaaaattaaGAAGGAACATGAAAATGAAAAGGGAAAACATAGACAAAAAGAGAGTGAAAAAATATATCCTGAGTTTGATAGAGAATACTGgaaagagaacttcttcaaaaatGATGACACTAATGAAACATTCAAGGATGAAAATTCAAATATGGCTCTTGCAGAAAAGCCATTGAAAGATAAAACTATCAGAGAAGAAAAAGTATCTAAAGAGAAGTATTTTAAGGATGAGAAAGTCTTCAAAGAGGACAGAGAAAAGGAAAAGTCTAAAAAGAACAAAAAAGAAAAGCACtataaagaagaaaaagaaattaaacttacaaATCTGGAAGAAAGAAAGGAAATTGTACTTGCAGACAAAGATGATTCCCTTTACTCAAGCGTTTTTCTGAAGAAAGAGCATACAGAGTTGTTCGAGAAAGAAAAAGGTGCAGATAAAGACAAATCTGATACTCCAGATAAAGAAAAGAAGGAAAGCAAGGAGAAAAGTGAAAAGAAGTCTCCCACTAAAGAAAGGGACTTGGAAAAGTTAGAGAGAAAATATTCCGACAGGGAGAAGAAAATAAAACACGAGAATAGGATGGAGAAAGAGAAATCAGAGACTCATGAGAAATCACAGGAAAAATCATGTAGTAAATTACAAGAGAGTGGAGAAAGGACAAAAGAGAAAGATCGATCTGGTAGCTTGTACTCCACTTCAGAAAAAATCCACCGGGAAAATGATAAATTGAAGAATGTTTTCTCTGTCAAAAAACCCGAGGAAAAAGAAAAGAGCAAAGAAAAATTGGACAAAAagcatgagagagaaaaaaatgaaaggGAGCGTCATTCCAGTGGCATAAAGGACAAAGGGGAAAAAGAGAAGCATACTAATGAGAAGAAGGCTAAGTTCTCAGAAAAAGAATCGCAGGACAGCATTCTGAATAAAGCTGATAAAGTTAaagtaaaggaaaaggaaagagatATAGAAAAAGAGAAGAAGAAAGAGAAATCTCGGGAAAAAGATGGTGACCCTGTGACAAACACCAAGCATGATGAAAAGAAACGCAGCACACTTGAGAGCAGCAAAGGGTCTCACGATAAATCATTTTCCTCAAAGGATAAAACCAAGGAAGATTTTCCGAAAACTCCTGAAATAAAAGATagggaaaagaaggaaaaagacagGCAAAAGGACAAAGTACCAATCAATGCTTCTGTTAAAGCAAAACTGAAAGAACCAGAAGCTGACAAACTGAAGTCTAAAGATTCTGGTGCCACAAAGGACGTGCGACCAAAAGAGAAGCGACTCGTAAATGATGACTTGATGCAAACCAGTTTTGAAAGAATGCTAAGTCTAAAGGATCTGGAGATTGAGCAATGGCACAAGAAACATAAAGAGAAGATAAAGATGAAAGAAAAGGAAAGACAGAGGCATCGGTCTGGCATTGACCTCTCAAAAATAAAAGAACGAGAGAAACTCAAGAGTTCAACCACAAGCAAAGAACTTACAAGGTCAAAAAGTTCAGATCCATCAGAGGTACATTTGAAAGACAAACAGCTGAAAGATGTTAACAACGTGAGATCATTGACTGTTGATATAAAACAGAATTTGCCAGAAACTCCAAAACCCCTCATAAGTTGTGAAAGTAATTTAACTGCATCTCCCAAACAAGAGCGTGATCGTATGGGACTTACTTCAAGATCCATTTCAATGATTTCTGTTGCAAGTTCAGAAGATTCATGCCAGACTTCTGCTGTAGCAACACCACGGCCTTTAACAGATTATGATTCGGATTTCACCATTGAGGGTTCTGAATCTCAGTCTTCCTTTTCACAGTCCGTATTTCCTTCCAGTGCCAAATCCCCTGCTGTATATGACCGAGACtctgatgttttggctgatttgCCAGATCGACTTAAATCACCACATTCCAGTAAACTTCCAGGCTCTTATTTGCGATCAGTGTCTGCTGACAATGCTAGAGGTGAGAATGAATGCCGATCTGTGGGTGATGTTCGGAGATGCACTATACCAACTGTGGCAAATGACCATGATAAACCGTTACACAAGCACCTCGAAATTAACCTGCCACTTTCGAGTGAAAAACAATATAGTTTTTCACCAGCCGTACAAAACCAGGCTTGCACCTCTCCTCGATCGGAACCACTTCCGGACAGTGGCCCTGAAGAGGGCGCATGTAATGGCACTTCTTGTTTACAGTCTCCTGCTGTAATTGTACCAAGTGACACTGATTATTTATCACAGAATACAACTCTCAACAGCATAAACATACAAAGTACTTCTCAGCAGATGCCCGTGGTACAGCCACAACTAAACTGTTTGAATAGCGAAATTCAGCCAGATAAACCAATGGAAATATCATACGATAGGCTCGATGTTCCTTCGCACAGTAGTAATGATGGCTATACAACCACAGCGGCTTGCGAGAAAAACAATTTTAGCCTTTTACAGCATGTTCCCCAAGAGTGGGGTTGTTCAGACCAGTTAATGTCAGAACTAGTATCCAAGTCTCCACAGAGACTTTGCAGCGAGTCTTCCCAAGTGACAAATCTCCTTGAAACACCATCGTATTTTTCGCCTGCACATTCATCTAATTCTTCTTGTACACGATCATCATTGGACAGTGATGTTGCCCCTCGGGTGCTCTTTTGGCCAAAATGTGGAGGAACTCCAGAAGACTTACCACAAACTCAAACTTTGCAAGATGCAGATCAGAGCTCCATTTCATGCAAACCACACACAGAATCTTCGGAGCTAGCTGATGAACAGGATGTTAAATATCCTCCTATTGATGGAAATGTTGATCTCATAAATCAAAAGACTATGGAAGATCCATCAAATGATTGCAAACCTAGTGAAATGCAAGGCTTGGAGGAAAACTGCTCTCCGCCATTATCAGTTGACAGCAATATTAATGAACATCTTGTGGACCAAACAAAGACTATACAGAGTTTATTAATTGAATCACAAGAAGAGATGGAAGGTACAAAAGTTACAGTTATAGCTGGTCACGAGTCAGCTTGTAATCAGGAGACCTCTCCTTTGGACAAAGTACTGGGAGCCTCAGTTGATGAAATGCAAGCTGAGCCAAAAGAAGAACAGCCCGAAGTGACACCTTCCACTGAACATGCACACCCACATTCAGTGAACGACCAGTCTCAGTCTTTGGAAAGTAAAGCTCAGGACCAAGATTCATCACTGGAGATGGAAGTCTCCCAAGATTTTGCAACTGATGGTCAGGACCCTGAGATAATGCATGAAGCAACATCAGACGATCTAAGGCAGTCCACTGAATCAACAAAGGAGGAATCAGAAGAACGAATGGAAGCCGACCGCGCAGAACAAGATATCCCTCAGAGGATTACTCGCAACAGAGCAAACATTTTAGCCAATCAAAGCAAACAGTCTGCAGTCAACTGTGCACAGCTCTCTGATAAGGACACAGAATCTTCAATGCCTGCGAAATGTAAATCTAAGTTAACAGAGGAGGAGGAAGGTCAGGTACACCATCCACATAAGCGAAAGTTGTCACGAGTTCCGCATCCCACACAAGTGAAATCCACCTTGCAGCAAGCTAAGGAAAAGACTCAGCAGTCACTGGCAGCCATTGTAGATTCTTTAAAATTAGACGAGATTCAACCTTACCATTCGGAAAAGGCAAACCCTTACTATGAGTATCTCCACATTAGAAAGAAAATAGAAGAAAAGCATAAAGTGCTGTGTAGCGTCACGCCACAAGCTCCACAGTTTTACGATGAGTTTGTCACCTTTACCGGATCATATCTGCTGGATGGAAACCCTTTGAGTAAACTTTGTATACCAACT ataacTCCTCCTCCATCACTGTGTGAAGCATTGAAAGAACTCTTCAGGCAACAGGAAGTCATTCGAATGAAGCTTCGATTACAACATAGTATTGAACGG GAGAAGCTTATTATGTCAAATGAACAAGAGGTTCTGAGAGTCCATTACCGTGCAGCAAGGACACTAGCAAATCAGACTTTGCCTTTTAGTGCCTGTACTGTGCTTCTGGATGCAGAAGTCTACAACATGCCTCAGGACCCTCAG